The Papio anubis isolate 15944 chromosome 1, Panubis1.0, whole genome shotgun sequence genome window below encodes:
- the ZNF672 gene encoding zinc finger protein 672, producing the protein MFAASGAVAAEKPYACSECGKSFCYSSVLLRHERAHGGDGRFRCLECGERCARAADLRAHRRTHAGQTLYICSECGQSFRHSGRLDLHLGAHRQRCRTCPCRTCGRRFPHLPALLLHRRRQHLPERPRRCPLCARTFRQSALRFHQARAHPPGTTSDPAAPPHRCAQCPRAFRSGAGLRSHARIHVPRSPVRPRASDAHQCGVCGKCFGKSSTLTRHLQTHSGEKPFKCPECGKGFLESATLVRHQRTHTGEKPYACGDCGRCFSESSTLLRHRRSHQGERPHACATCGKGFGQRSDLVVHQRIHTGEKPFACPECGRRFSDRSDLTKHRRTHTGEKPYRCELCGKRFTCVSNLNVHRRNHAGHKPHKCPECSKAFSVASKLALHRKTHLGERPAECAECGKCFSHSRSLSQHQRAHTRARTAAAVAIQSAVGTALVFQGPAEQENPGFFVS; encoded by the coding sequence ATGTTTGCCGCATCTGGGGCAGTGGCAGCGGAGAAGCCTTACGCGTGCAGCGAGTGTGGCAAGAGCTTCTGCTACAGCTCAGTGCTGCTGCGACATGAACGAGCTCACGGCGGTGACGGCCGCTTCCGTTGTCTAGAATGCGGTGAGCGCTGTGCACGGGCTGCCGACCTCCGAGCGCACAGGCGCACCCATGCCGGCCAGACCCTGTACATCTGCAGTGAGTGCGGACAAAGCTTTCGCCACAGCGGCCGCCTTGACCTACACTTGGGTGCACACCGGCAGCGATGCCGCACTTGCCCCTGCCGCACATGCGGCCGCCGCTTCCCGCACCTCCCGGCGCTGCTCCTACACCGGCGGCGTCAGCACCTGCCAGAGCGGCCCCGCCGCTGCCCGTTGTGCGCCCGCACCTTCCGACAGAGTGCGCTGCGCTTCCACCAGGCGCGGGCGCACCCCCCGGGCACAACCTCTGACCCTGCCGCCCCACCCCACCGCTGCGCGCAGTGCCCGCGAGCCTTCCGGAGCGGCGCCGGGCTGCGGAGTCACGCGCGCATCCACGTGCCCCGGAGCCCCGTGCGCCCCCGTGCCTCCGACGCCCACCAGTGTGGCGTGTGCGGCAAGTGCTTTGGCAAGAGCTCTACGCTGACGCGACACCTGCAGACGCACTCCGGGGAGAAGCCCTTCAAGTGCCCGGAGTGCGGCAAGGGCTTCCTGGAGAGCGCCACGCTGGTGCGCCACCAGCGCACACACACGGGCGAGAAGCCGTACGCCTGTGGCGACTGCGGGCGCTGCTTCAGCGAGAGCTCCACGCTGCTGCGCCACCGGCGCAGCCATCAGGGCGAGCGGCCACACGCGTGCGCCACTTGTGGCAAGGGCTTCGGGCAGCGCTCCGACCTGGTGGTGCACCAGCGCATCCACACGGGCGAGAAGCCCTTCGCGTGCCCCGAGTGCGGCCGCCGCTTCAGCGACCGCTCGGACCTCACCAAGCACCGGCGCACGCACACCGGCGAGAAGCCCTACCGCTGCGAGCTGTGCGGCAAGCGGTTCACGTGCGTGTCCAATCTCAACGTGCATCGGCGCAACCATGCCGGCCACAAGCCACACAAATGCCCCGAGTGCAGCAAGGCCTTCAGCGTCGCTTCCAAGCTTGCACTACACCGCAAGACGCACCTGGGCGAACGGCCAGCGGAGTGCGCAGAGTGCGGCAAGTGCTTCAGCCACAGCCGCTCGCTGTCGCAGCATCAGCGGGCCCACACGCGCGCCCGCACCGCTGCCGCCGTTGCCATCCAGTCCGCAGTGGGCACTGCCCTCGTCTTCCAGGGGCCGGCTGAACAGGAAAATCCAGGGTTCTTTGTGTCCTAG
- the ZNF692 gene encoding zinc finger protein 692 isoform X3, translating to MASSPAVDVSCRRREKRRQLDARRSKCRIRLGGHMEQWCLLKERLGFSLHSQLAKFLLDRYTSSGCVLCAGPEPLPPKRLQYLVLLSHAHSRECSLVPGLRGPGGQDGGLVWECSAGHTFSWGPSLSPTPSEAPKPASLPHTTRRSWCSEATSGQELADLESEHDERTQEARLPRRVGPPPETFPPPGEEEGEEEEDDDEDEEEMLSDASLWTYSSSPDDSEPDAPRLLPSPVTCTPKEGETPPAPAALSTPLAVPSLSASSLGSRAPPLAEAGVQPELSRTPQAAQQTEALASTGSQAQSAPTPAWDEDTAQIGPKRIRKAAKRELMPCDFPGCGRIFSNRQYLNVRGTEPACGKSFNFKKHLKEHMKLHSDTRDYICEFCARSFRTSSNLVIHRRIHTGEKPLQCEICGFTCRQKASLNWHQRKHAETVAALRFPCEFCGKRFEKPDSVAAHRSKSHPVLLLAPQESPSGSLEPCPSISAPGPLGSSEGSRPSASPQAPILLPQQ from the exons ATGGCTTCCTCCCCGGCGGTGGACGTGTCCTGCAGGCGGCGGGAGAAGCGGCGGCAGCTGGACGCGCGCCGCAGCAAGTGCCGCATCCGCCTGGGCGGCCACATGGAGCAGTGGTGCCTCCTCAAGGAGCGGCTGGGCTTCTCCCTGCACTCGCAGCTCGCCAAGTTCCTGTTGGACCG GTACACTTCTTCAGGCTGTGTCCTCTGTGCAG GTCCTGAGCCTTTGCCTCCAAAACGTCTGCAGTATCTGGTGCTCTTGTCTCACGCCCACAGCCGAGAGTGCAGCCTGGTGCCCGGCCTTCGGGGGCCTGGCGGCCAAGATGGGGGGCTTGTGTGGGAGTGCTCAGCAGGCCATACCTTCTCCTGGGGACCCTCTTTGAGCCCCACACCTTCAGAGGCACCCAAGCCAGCCTCCCTTCCACACACTACTCGGAGAAGTTGGTGTTCTGAGGCCACGAGTGGGCAGGAGCTTGCAG ATTTGGAATCTGAGCATGATGAGAGGACTCAAGAGGCCAGGTTGCCCAG GAGGGTGGGACCCCCACCAGAGACCTTCCCACCTCCAGGAGAGGAAGAGGGTGAGGAAGAAGAGGacgatgatgaggatgaagaggaGATGCTCAGTGATGCCAGCTTATGGACCTACAGCTCTTCCCCAGATGA TAGTGAGCCTGATGCCCCCAGACTACTCCCTTCCCCTGTCACCTGCACGCCTAAAGAGGGGGAGACACCACCAGCCCCTGCAGCACTCTCCACTCCTCTTGCTGTGCCGTCCTTGTCAGCATCCTCACTGGGTTCCAGAGCTCCTCCACTTGCAGAAGCCGGGGTGCAGCCAGAGCTCAGCAGGACCCCTCAGGCGGCCCAGCAGACTGAGGCCCTGGCCAG CACTGGGAGTCAGGCCCAGTCTGCTCCAACCCCGGCCTGGGATGAGGACACTGCACAGATTGGCCCCAAGAGAATTAG GAAAGCTGCCAAAAGAGAGCTGATGCCTTGTGACTTCCCTGGCTGTGGAAGGATCTTTTCCAACCGGCAGTATTTGAATGTGAGGGGCACAG AGCCAGCCTGTGGGAAGTCCTTCAACTTTAAGAAACACCTGAAGGAGCACATGAAGCTGCACAGTG ACACCCGGGACTACATCTGTGAGTTCTGCGCCCGGTCTTTCCGCACTAGCAGCAACCTTGTCATCCACCGACGTatccacactggagaaaaaccccTGCA GTGTGAGATATGTGGGTTTACCTGCCGCCAGAAGGCCTCCCTGAACTGGCACCAGCGCAAGCATGCAGAGACAGTGGCTGCCTTGCGCTTCCCCTGCGAATTCTGCGGCAAGCGCTTTGAGAAGCCAGACAGTGTTGCAGCCCACCGTAGCAAAAGTCACCCAGTCCTGCTCCTGGCCCCTCAAGAGTCACCCAGTGGTTCCCTAGAGCCCTGTCCCAGTATCTCTGCCCCTGGGCCTCTGGGATCCAGCGAGGGGTCCAGGCCCTCTGCATCTCCTCAGGCTCCAATCCTGCTTCCTCAGCAATGA
- the ZNF692 gene encoding zinc finger protein 692 isoform X1, whose translation MASSPAVDVSCRRREKRRQLDARRSKCRIRLGGHMEQWCLLKERLGFSLHSQLAKFLLDRYTSSGCVLCAGPEPLPPKRLQYLVLLSHAHSRECSLVPGLRGPGGQDGGLVWECSAGHTFSWGPSLSPTPSEAPKPASLPHTTRRSWCSEATSGQELADLESEHDERTQEARLPRRVGPPPETFPPPGEEEGEEEEDDDEDEEEMLSDASLWTYSSSPDDSEPDAPRLLPSPVTCTPKEGETPPAPAALSTPLAVPSLSASSLGSRAPPLAEAGVQPELSRTPQAAQQTEALASTGSQAQSAPTPAWDEDTAQIGPKRIRKAAKRELMPCDFPGCGRIFSNRQYLNHHKKYQHIHQKSFSCPEPACGKSFNFKKHLKEHMKLHSDTRDYICEFCARSFRTSSNLVIHRRIHTGEKPLQCEICGFTCRQKASLNWHQRKHAETVAALRFPCEFCGKRFEKPDSVAAHRSKSHPVLLLAPQESPSGSLEPCPSISAPGPLGSSEGSRPSASPQAPILLPQQ comes from the exons ATGGCTTCCTCCCCGGCGGTGGACGTGTCCTGCAGGCGGCGGGAGAAGCGGCGGCAGCTGGACGCGCGCCGCAGCAAGTGCCGCATCCGCCTGGGCGGCCACATGGAGCAGTGGTGCCTCCTCAAGGAGCGGCTGGGCTTCTCCCTGCACTCGCAGCTCGCCAAGTTCCTGTTGGACCG GTACACTTCTTCAGGCTGTGTCCTCTGTGCAG GTCCTGAGCCTTTGCCTCCAAAACGTCTGCAGTATCTGGTGCTCTTGTCTCACGCCCACAGCCGAGAGTGCAGCCTGGTGCCCGGCCTTCGGGGGCCTGGCGGCCAAGATGGGGGGCTTGTGTGGGAGTGCTCAGCAGGCCATACCTTCTCCTGGGGACCCTCTTTGAGCCCCACACCTTCAGAGGCACCCAAGCCAGCCTCCCTTCCACACACTACTCGGAGAAGTTGGTGTTCTGAGGCCACGAGTGGGCAGGAGCTTGCAG ATTTGGAATCTGAGCATGATGAGAGGACTCAAGAGGCCAGGTTGCCCAG GAGGGTGGGACCCCCACCAGAGACCTTCCCACCTCCAGGAGAGGAAGAGGGTGAGGAAGAAGAGGacgatgatgaggatgaagaggaGATGCTCAGTGATGCCAGCTTATGGACCTACAGCTCTTCCCCAGATGA TAGTGAGCCTGATGCCCCCAGACTACTCCCTTCCCCTGTCACCTGCACGCCTAAAGAGGGGGAGACACCACCAGCCCCTGCAGCACTCTCCACTCCTCTTGCTGTGCCGTCCTTGTCAGCATCCTCACTGGGTTCCAGAGCTCCTCCACTTGCAGAAGCCGGGGTGCAGCCAGAGCTCAGCAGGACCCCTCAGGCGGCCCAGCAGACTGAGGCCCTGGCCAG CACTGGGAGTCAGGCCCAGTCTGCTCCAACCCCGGCCTGGGATGAGGACACTGCACAGATTGGCCCCAAGAGAATTAG GAAAGCTGCCAAAAGAGAGCTGATGCCTTGTGACTTCCCTGGCTGTGGAAGGATCTTTTCCAACCGGCAGTATTTGAAT CACCACAAAAAGTACCAGCACATCCACCAGAAGTCTTTCTCCTGCCCAGAGCCAGCCTGTGGGAAGTCCTTCAACTTTAAGAAACACCTGAAGGAGCACATGAAGCTGCACAGTG ACACCCGGGACTACATCTGTGAGTTCTGCGCCCGGTCTTTCCGCACTAGCAGCAACCTTGTCATCCACCGACGTatccacactggagaaaaaccccTGCA GTGTGAGATATGTGGGTTTACCTGCCGCCAGAAGGCCTCCCTGAACTGGCACCAGCGCAAGCATGCAGAGACAGTGGCTGCCTTGCGCTTCCCCTGCGAATTCTGCGGCAAGCGCTTTGAGAAGCCAGACAGTGTTGCAGCCCACCGTAGCAAAAGTCACCCAGTCCTGCTCCTGGCCCCTCAAGAGTCACCCAGTGGTTCCCTAGAGCCCTGTCCCAGTATCTCTGCCCCTGGGCCTCTGGGATCCAGCGAGGGGTCCAGGCCCTCTGCATCTCCTCAGGCTCCAATCCTGCTTCCTCAGCAATGA
- the ZNF692 gene encoding zinc finger protein 692 isoform X2, with translation MASSPAVDVSCRRREKRRQLDARRSKCRIRLGGHMEQWCLLKERLGFSLHSQLAKFLLDRYTSSGCVLCAGPEPLPPKRLQYLVLLSHAHSRECSLVPGLRGPGGQDGGLVWECSAGHTFSWGPSLSPTPSEAPKPASLPHTTRRSWCSEATSGQELADLESEHDERTQEARLPRRVGPPPETFPPPGEEEGEEEEDDDEDEEEMLSDASLWTYSSSPDDEPDAPRLLPSPVTCTPKEGETPPAPAALSTPLAVPSLSASSLGSRAPPLAEAGVQPELSRTPQAAQQTEALASTGSQAQSAPTPAWDEDTAQIGPKRIRKAAKRELMPCDFPGCGRIFSNRQYLNHHKKYQHIHQKSFSCPEPACGKSFNFKKHLKEHMKLHSDTRDYICEFCARSFRTSSNLVIHRRIHTGEKPLQCEICGFTCRQKASLNWHQRKHAETVAALRFPCEFCGKRFEKPDSVAAHRSKSHPVLLLAPQESPSGSLEPCPSISAPGPLGSSEGSRPSASPQAPILLPQQ, from the exons ATGGCTTCCTCCCCGGCGGTGGACGTGTCCTGCAGGCGGCGGGAGAAGCGGCGGCAGCTGGACGCGCGCCGCAGCAAGTGCCGCATCCGCCTGGGCGGCCACATGGAGCAGTGGTGCCTCCTCAAGGAGCGGCTGGGCTTCTCCCTGCACTCGCAGCTCGCCAAGTTCCTGTTGGACCG GTACACTTCTTCAGGCTGTGTCCTCTGTGCAG GTCCTGAGCCTTTGCCTCCAAAACGTCTGCAGTATCTGGTGCTCTTGTCTCACGCCCACAGCCGAGAGTGCAGCCTGGTGCCCGGCCTTCGGGGGCCTGGCGGCCAAGATGGGGGGCTTGTGTGGGAGTGCTCAGCAGGCCATACCTTCTCCTGGGGACCCTCTTTGAGCCCCACACCTTCAGAGGCACCCAAGCCAGCCTCCCTTCCACACACTACTCGGAGAAGTTGGTGTTCTGAGGCCACGAGTGGGCAGGAGCTTGCAG ATTTGGAATCTGAGCATGATGAGAGGACTCAAGAGGCCAGGTTGCCCAG GAGGGTGGGACCCCCACCAGAGACCTTCCCACCTCCAGGAGAGGAAGAGGGTGAGGAAGAAGAGGacgatgatgaggatgaagaggaGATGCTCAGTGATGCCAGCTTATGGACCTACAGCTCTTCCCCAGATGA TGAGCCTGATGCCCCCAGACTACTCCCTTCCCCTGTCACCTGCACGCCTAAAGAGGGGGAGACACCACCAGCCCCTGCAGCACTCTCCACTCCTCTTGCTGTGCCGTCCTTGTCAGCATCCTCACTGGGTTCCAGAGCTCCTCCACTTGCAGAAGCCGGGGTGCAGCCAGAGCTCAGCAGGACCCCTCAGGCGGCCCAGCAGACTGAGGCCCTGGCCAG CACTGGGAGTCAGGCCCAGTCTGCTCCAACCCCGGCCTGGGATGAGGACACTGCACAGATTGGCCCCAAGAGAATTAG GAAAGCTGCCAAAAGAGAGCTGATGCCTTGTGACTTCCCTGGCTGTGGAAGGATCTTTTCCAACCGGCAGTATTTGAAT CACCACAAAAAGTACCAGCACATCCACCAGAAGTCTTTCTCCTGCCCAGAGCCAGCCTGTGGGAAGTCCTTCAACTTTAAGAAACACCTGAAGGAGCACATGAAGCTGCACAGTG ACACCCGGGACTACATCTGTGAGTTCTGCGCCCGGTCTTTCCGCACTAGCAGCAACCTTGTCATCCACCGACGTatccacactggagaaaaaccccTGCA GTGTGAGATATGTGGGTTTACCTGCCGCCAGAAGGCCTCCCTGAACTGGCACCAGCGCAAGCATGCAGAGACAGTGGCTGCCTTGCGCTTCCCCTGCGAATTCTGCGGCAAGCGCTTTGAGAAGCCAGACAGTGTTGCAGCCCACCGTAGCAAAAGTCACCCAGTCCTGCTCCTGGCCCCTCAAGAGTCACCCAGTGGTTCCCTAGAGCCCTGTCCCAGTATCTCTGCCCCTGGGCCTCTGGGATCCAGCGAGGGGTCCAGGCCCTCTGCATCTCCTCAGGCTCCAATCCTGCTTCCTCAGCAATGA